A genomic region of Antennarius striatus isolate MH-2024 chromosome 2, ASM4005453v1, whole genome shotgun sequence contains the following coding sequences:
- the LOC137601504 gene encoding membrane-associated guanylate kinase, WW and PDZ domain-containing protein 3, producing the protein MSKTAAKKLHWRSNAQDCFIPLLGSLGEVGIAIGGGADYGEFPFVTSAPGGGLTVGDVILEIGGTPVLGMTLGDVRGVLNSCPHPIRIKTVTPGSSLCKDLRLYLSKCFTPGSVDSQLQQVIRENLYLRAVPCTTRQPRDGEISGVDYNFVSIEEFFSLEESGALLESGKFKGNYYGTPRPVHISSESPPITYQEHRNLLRNFRTRSKSLSNLEKAVEDDENSEDDSGLSGGSAGVSRGVPPLHQSPGRPRASSSGDGHGMEDRIISGRNGSRMRGMMPKHWELAFSDPLESDYIDHNPKRTSWQSPRASSREAVYKNEWFTDQPEELRGFPVHALLTKSSRGFGFNIVGGSRPREFLQVYSVTASGPSALKTADILVFINDVCVLGVSHKEVVEVLKSVPVGHSVDVEVRRGYPMLYNHDGCPKRPPPILADGDDPVRLPTTTQPQPRLSTPTPQTQHFNGVHSDGSYMEPGVTLDSNGNAVSFASRHSFRRSSLSNAAASSPPMRPPRSLRSLARLQSFDPTLASQSDSEVVSAIGSHRASMIRNHNNNSLSTPPHPFRYGASKSSESDLSTCTLSGSRLPLPHSPRRPESSPGGPHSAHSHLFRPQTSHLRPPSAPESPHHRSYNGFHGNTSPTASPSNVSSPGTMSVGSLSGGELVPVALAQSEGDRGLGFSVTAGGPGGRMTVVKRVWDRRQCRSLQPGDAIVKINGADVQSLSFAQVQTVLQEHTKQGEVILLVYRGGIYRSPGSNRRLPPPLLHPPPPPVGSETSSVLPEALPVPRLSMSSPPSPALTRSSLIQSTSFLESIPVTLTMEPKDWINTGLEDDMDGVTLPNSGLERRGGKRPRPLRGFDVELRRKPGEGFGFVIASQDVDKSKAASLLPHRFVTVRRGSPAAKSGQIRPGDRLEAVEGRPVVTLPHRELAQILRRAGNTLRLTIIPRPSTYSSSVPETNDFDTGHRSRKGQRSRPKRDSRYYSVDLDRGPSGFGFSLRGGSEYNMGLYVLGLMEGGPASRSQKIQVSDQLVEINGDSTAGMTHSQAVEQIRRGGHCIHLVLKRGNGYVPDYGREHRIASPSLLHHPEEQGLAALDSAGQKGHSSKKKKKKRSGSLDGRKSEKGTGRRIRSSEEELQSGIRSPISERREGSREARERRRRRRRRKGGTRSLPRDALRSYDSDTDRGTARGRKREKDRGRSKSREKKSRSEERVRKAEGEENEGEEEREEPAVEERVEEKMEEEPEVVNLERGGGEEEEESEEDVFLPVPSPDQKLPRPKQLWGVEDDEGWGVTAEYRELRREEEQEWSGDDGSETELRGDRTDDDARIKRPLPSAAATDAASQSELFTFLASSPSVGRPEEDESDSGGSQSDTTSAASISGLSMVATEAGGRGAELLPGPWLRPSRQRVAQVMKGRKRTEKRGGRSAVS; encoded by the exons ATGTCTAAGACGGCGGCGAAGAAGCTGCACTGGCGCTCCAACGCACAGGACTGCTTCATCCCCTTGTTAGGCTCATTGGGGGAAGTGGGGATCGCCATCGGCGGAGGAGCAGATTATGGAGAGTTTCCGTTCGTCACGTCGGCCCCAGGGGGCGGACTCACAGTGGGCGATGTCATCTTGGAGATCGGGGGAACGCCCGTGTTAGGGATGACACTAGGAGACGTCCGTGGCGTCCTCAACTCCTGCCCCCATCCCATCCGCATCAAAACTGTGACACCAG GCTCTTCATTGTGCAAGGATCTCAGGTTGTATCTGAGTAAATGCTTCACTCCTGGCTCGGTGGACAGCCAACTTCAGCAAGTCATCCGTGAGAACCTCTACCTCCGTGCCGTACCTT GTACGACCAGACAGCCCAGAGACGGTGAAATATCAGGGGTAGACTACAACTTTGTCTCCATTGAGGAGTTCTTCTCCTTGGAGGAGTCCGGAGCGTTGCTCGAGAGCGGAAAGTTCAAAG GAAATTACTATGGCACACCTCGACCCGTCCACATAAGCTCGGAGAGCCCCCCCATCACCTACCAGGAACATCGCAACCTGCTGAGAAACTTCCGCACACGCAGCAAATCGCTCAGCAACCTGGAGAAAGCCGTGGAGGACGACGAGAACAGCGAGGATGACTCCGGCCTGTCAG GAGGCTCTGCGGGGGTAAGCAGGGgcgtccctcctcttcatcagtccCCAGGTCGACCCCGGGCATCCAGTAGTGGGGACGGTCATGGCATGGAGGACAGAATCATCTCTGGCAGAAATGGTTCCAGGATGAGAGGCATGATGCCCAAACACTGGGAGTTGGCCTTCAGCGACCCGTTGGAATCTGATTACATTGA TCACAACCCGAAGAGGACCAGCTGGCAGAGTCCTCGAGCCTCAAGCAGGGAAGCCGTCTACAAAAATGAAT GGTTCACAGACCAGCCTGAGGAACTCAGGGGTTTCCCTGTTCATGCACTTTTAACCAAGAGCTCCAGAGGGTTTGGTTTCAATATTGTGGGGGGCAGCAGGCCAAGAGAGTTCCTCCAGGTCTACAGCGTGACCGCCAGTGGACCCTCAGCACTGAAGACAG CGGACATCCTGGTGTTCATCaacgatgtgtgtgtgctgggcgTGTCCCACAAAGAGGTGGTGGAGGTGCTGAAGTCGGTGCCTGTGGGCCACAGTGTGGATGTGGAGGTAAGGAGGGGGTACCCTATGCTCTACAACCACGACGGTTGCCCCAAGCGGCCCCCTCCCATACTGGCGGACGGCGACGACCCCGTCCgactccccaccaccacccagcCTCAGCCTCGCCTCTCGACGCCCACCCCTCAGACGCAGCACTTTAACGGGGTCCACAGCGATGGGAGCTACATGGAGCCAGGGGTGACTCTGGACTCCAACGGGAACGCCGTATCTTTCGCCAGCAGACATTCGTTCAGGCGCTCCAGCCTGAGCAACGCCGCCGCCTCCTCCCCCCCGATGCGTCCTCCTCGCTCCCTCAGGAGTTTAGCCAGGCTGCAGTCGTTCGATCCGACACTCGCCAGCCAGAGTGACAGTGAGGTGGTGTCTGCTATTGGctcacacag GGCATCAATGATCCGTAACCACAACAATAACTCCCTCTCAACACCACCTCACCCGTTTCGTTACGGCGCTTCCAAGTCATCTGAGAGCGATCTGTCCACCTGCACCCTATCGGGGTCCCGCCTTCCCCTCCCTCACTCCCCAAGGAGGCCCGAGTCATCCCCCGGGGGCCCCCATAGCGCTCATTCCCACCTCTTCAGACCACAGACCTCGCACCTTAGACCTCCTTCTGCCCCCGAAAGCCCACATCACCGTAGCTACaatggtttccatggcaacaccaGCCCCACCGCAAGTCCCAGCAACGTGTCCTCCCCCGGGACGATGAGCGTGGGCAGTTTGAGCGGTGGGGAGCTGGTGCCGGTGGCCTTGGCCCAGAGTGAAGGAGATCGAGGACTCGGCTTCAGCGTAACGGCGGGCGGTCCGGGAGGAAGGATGACTGTGGTGAAGAGGGTGTGGGACAGACGGCAGTGCAGGTCCCTGCAGCCAGGGGATGCTATTGTCAAAATCAACGGAGCAGACGTCCAGAGTCTTAGCTTTGCACAG GTGCAAACGGTTCTCCAGGAACACACCAAGCAGGGAGAAGTCATCTTGTTGGTTTACAGAGGAG GCATCTATCGCTCCCCCGGCTCTAATCGGAGACTCCCCCCACCCCTGCTCCACccgcctcctccacctgttGGTTCTGAAACCTCCTCAGTGCTCCCGGAAGCGCTGCCCGTGCCCCGGTTATCCATGAGCTCTCCCCCCTCTCCGGCCCTGACGCGCTCCTCTCTGATCCAGAGCACCAGTTTCTTGGAGTCCATCCCCGTGACCCTGACCATGGAACCCAAAGACTGGATCAACACGGGCCTGGAGGACGACATGGACGGCGTCACGCTGCCGAATTCAGGTCTGGAGAGGCGAGGCGGCAAACGACCTCGGCCGCTGCGAGGGTTCGACgtggagctgaggaggaagccAGGAGAGGGCTTCGGGTTCGTCATCGCCTCTCAGGATGTAGACAAGAGCAAAG cGGCTTCGCTTCTCCCTCACCGGTTTGTGACGGTCCGTCGAGGCAGCCCGGCCGCCAAGAGCGGTCAAATCCGCCCCGGAGATCGACTGGAGGCGGTGGAGGGACGCCCCGTGGTGACCCTGCCTCACCGGGAACTCGCTCAGATCCTTCGCCGAGCAGGAAACACGCTACGCCTCACCATCATCCCCCGTCCCAGCACCT ATTCTTCAAGCGTTCCAGAAACCAATGATTTTGACACCGGACACAGAAGCCGAAAGGGTCAAAGGTCGCGTCCGAAG CGTGACTCCAGGTACTACAGTGTTGACCTGGATCGTGGCCCATCGGGTTTTGGCTTCAGTCTCCGAGGGGGTAGCGAGTACAACATGGGCCTCTACGTCCTGGGACTGATGGAGGGGGGGCCGGCCTCACGGAGCCAAAAAATACAG GTCAGCGATCAGCTGGTGGAGATCAACGGGGACAGCACAGCGGGGATGACCCACAGCCAGGCGGTGGAGCAGATCCGCAGAGGAGGCCACTGCATCCACCTGGTGCTCAAGAGAGGAAACGGCTACGTGCCCGACTACG GCCGTGAGCACCGAATcgcctccccctccctcctgcaTCACCCCGAGGAGCAGGGTTTGGCTGCACTAGACTCCGCCGGGCAAAAGGGGCACAgctccaagaagaagaagaagaagaggagcggGTCGTTGGATGGACGCAAGTCGGAGAAAGGGACGGGAAGGAGAATCAGGAGCTCGGAGGAAGAATTGCAGTCGGGTATACGAAGCCCCATCTCTGAAAGGAGAGAGGGTTCACGGGAAgccagggagaggaggaggaggaggaggaggagaaaaggggGGACTCGGAGTTTGCCCAGAGATGCTCTCAGGAGTTATGATAGCGATACAGACAGAGGGACAgcgagggggaggaagagggagaaggaCCGAGGGAGGAGTAAaagcagagagaagaaaagCAGGAGCGAGGAAAGGGTGAGGAAGGCAGAGGGTGAGGAGaatgagggagaggaagagCGGGAGGAGCCTGCTGTTGAAGAAAGAGTTGaagaaaagatggaggaggagccAGAGGTGGTCAAtttggagagaggaggaggagaagaagaagaagagagcgaGGAGGATGTTTTCCTACCTGTTCCAAGTCCTGACCAGAAGCTTCCCAGACCCAAACAGCTGTGGGGGGTGGAGGATGATGAAGGCTGGGGCGTGACAGCAGAATACAGGGAgctgaggagggaggaggagcaggagtggTCCGGGGATGATGGAAGCGAGACGGAGCTCCGCGGTGATCGGACAGACGACGATGCACGCATCAAGAGGCCTTTACCCAGCGCCGCCGCGACAGATGCTGCGTCACAGAGCGAGCTCTTCACCTTCCTCGCCTCCTCGCCGTCCGTAGGGAGGCCGGAGGAAGACGAGTCCGACTCCGGGGGCAGCCAATCTGACACCACGTCTGCCGCCAGCATCTCAGGCCTTTCTATGGTCGCCACAGAGGCGGGCGGGCGCGGGGCCGAGCTGCTGCCGGGGCCCTGGCTCAGGCCCAGCCGGCAGAGGGTGGCTCAGGTCATGAAGGGGAGGAAGCGGacggagaagagaggaggaagaagcgcCGTCTCTTGA